From the genome of Alosa alosa isolate M-15738 ecotype Scorff River chromosome 20, AALO_Geno_1.1, whole genome shotgun sequence, one region includes:
- the LOC125285544 gene encoding uncharacterized protein LOC125285544, which yields MAASTREDSSGSSIPDRFSVERALELLGLIDGDNSDLDMSDNDDPILDGNYQPSPQEESSSENEGDSSDDEDPIPEPTDHSKGRKCLRGAGSWTGTETGTGTGSSRTLRRPHQTQEIEADSSEDDLEEPTPRPSQTKNKKKGDSEQGRGICWKATPLTPNLAEYQHQDKTDLDRHGWTPLHYFEQYIDIDLMTIIAECSNIMSLSKSGEPLNMTVDEVYHFFWCLYFDVLHPIPNH from the exons ATGGCGGCAAGCACAAGGGAAGATTCAAGTGGTAGCTCCATCCCAG ACCGTTTTTCTGTGGAAAGAGCATTGGAGCTACTTGGGTTAATTGATGGAGACAACTCAGATTTGGACATGTCTGACAACGATGATCCCATCCTGGATGGCAATTACCAACCATCACCACAGGAGGAAAGCAGCAGTGAGAATGAGGGTGACAGTAGTGATGATGAGGACCCCATTCCTGAGCCCACTGACCACAGCAAAGGACGCAAATGTCTCCGTGGTGCAG GTTCATggacagggacagagacaggTACAGGCACAGGTTCATCCCGCACTCTCAGACGTCCCCATCAAACTCAAGAGATTGAGGCTGATAGCTCAGAAGATGACTTGGAAGAGCCAACACCAAGACCAAGCCAaacaaaaaataagaaaaagggAGACTCTGAACAAG GACGTGGAATATGCTGGAAGGCTACTCCATTGACGCCAAACCTGGCAGAGTATCAGCATCAGGACAAAACTGATCTAGACAGACATGGCTGGACCCCACTACACTATTTTGAACAGTACATAGATATAGATTTGATGACGATTATTGCAGAATGCTCTAATATTATGTCACTGTCTAAGAGTGGGGAGCCACTTAATATGACGGTAGATGAGGTTTACCACTTTTTTTGGTGCCTGTATTTTGATGTCCTGCATCCGATACCCAACCATTAG